gaaaatgccaCTCTTACTCCAATTTTCTAGTCTCTTTCTTGGAGTATTTCATATCCATATGGATATACCCAAAGTGAAATTGTCACATGACAGACCATGTGGACCACTCCCACTTCCCATACACATGAAACATGTAGCAACTTGCATGCACCGAGGTCATGGAGTTGAGAATTTCTGTTGGAAACAGAAATGCTGAACATATAGAATTGctcaataaaatatacaatgCTACATCAGTTTTCTGATATTTATCCCGAGATATGGTTTATTTCTGCTGTTAATAGCACCTTAGAATGTTCCCCCTTACTGCTGCACTAAATGAAATATACTAACAGGCATGTCCATGCAGTTCCCCCAACAAAAACAGTTACTGTTGATTTTGACAGTTAAAGCACCATAAGAAATTTAGTTTAGTTTATGAATTCAAGGTACTTAGAATCTGACCATAAGCATGCATTTTCCTTATAACACTCATTCTAAGTTCATTTATCTCAATAGAAGTTTTGAGATAAATCTATTGATACCTGTGGGCTCGCTTGAATCTCATGCAGACTAATTTTCGCTAATGAATCTAATCAAAGGTGGAAGAAAGCAGAGTAATCGATTTGAAGAATTAGATACTGCAAGAGGCGTGAATTGAAACATCGAAAACCCAGGGTGTCGGTAAAACTGCATTAAACCAGAGGATGTGTAATTGTGTTTTACATtagaattaaatatatatacacatatatatataataagcacTTCAAATTACCTATTAAATCCAACGCATACATCCCCAAAAGTACCCCTTCCGAGAAGCCTTCCTTTCTTCCACTGGGACTATGTAGAAGTTGTGCTTTTTATGCCTCCACTTGTATTTGTGTTGGGAGAGGCAGAAGGGATGGTAGGAGAAACTGGAGAAACAGGAAGAGGCAGATTAACAAATTGACTCTTCCTGCCTTATTGCTTTCCTATTTGAGACTCCAGACTCAAGTCGCTTAATCGTGGGTGAATAAGTGATATTTGGCTTGTGGGGCCGCTCGACCCCTGGCCGGGGCTTCTTGATGTCACGTTTACTTTGGTATCACCTTGTCCTCTGCAATCAAAGATATAGCGTGGGTTACAGTTCACACTATTGTGAAAGAAAGAAgcataattgaaaatatttgttgAGGTCTGTATTGGGGAATGCATTGCTGATTGAACTAGGAAATTCCGAAATAGAGACTAAAAACAGTCAGGACTTGGTTTCAAGCATAAAATGCAGGTGATCAAGATTGTACAGCATAATATCgaacttgaaacttgaaaggTTACAGCTTTCCTTTCCATCACAATTTCTAATCATTTGTCTAGGATAATCATCTATGCCTAccattcatccataaaatcctTCATTACTTGTACCCACATGGCTAAGTTTGACTGGAAACCAGAAAAAATTGAGAGATAAAATGCCTCTTTTGCAAATCAAATGAAATAATGCTCCTAAATTGCTCGAACCAAGCGTAGTAAGATACTTCATTAATGATGCCAGAAACGATCCATTAATCGATCAAACGCCCAGAAAATCAACGCCGCCAGAAACCAACCTGAAATAACCGAATTGACCATTTTGCTGAGAAACCGGCTGATCGTCGGAGGACCAAGAAGAGCTCACGCTCGAAAACGAACCCGAGCGGGAAAACACGGAGTAGCCGTCGAAGTCATTGACTAAGCTCGTGGGCGTTTCCTTGTCCGTGCCCTAGGTGCTGTCGTTCTTGGTCGATGATTTGGACAGATTGGGGAGGTGGGTACGAAGTGAGTCGTGGTATCCAACTTGCTGCTGTTGTATTCCTTTGTTCCTGCTGCACTTTATTCCCCACCAAGCAGACATTTTTAGACTGCCAAACAAGTAAACAAGGGTGCAGAAGAGGAGCAGAAGACTGTCGCGCAATACATCAGCGGTCAGGCTTTATGGAAGTTTTTTTCCAACGTTAGAATGAttcaatattaaaagaaaaaagctacaATGATGAGCTCCGAAGAAAACTGCATCTATCCAATGTAATAATCTACACTAATTGGCTTCCAAAGCTGGTTAGGCAGCCTAGCTTCGTGAGTTTGATAAGAAGTTGGAACGAAAATGAAGATATTTCCATTAAAGTGGAGTGGAAGGAAGAGTTCCGAAACTCTAATGTTGAACGAACACAACTGCAAAAAACCATTCATGCAACCATGCATCAGCATAACATTGGTACTTCTCGATGAAAGAAAcacacgcatatatatataactttctaCAAGGCTTAACTTTACAAGTATGGCATAATCATAAGATTCATAAAACATTCATGTAACCATGCATAACCCTTCATTAAGTTATCAGAATGTTACGGAAATTTTCTGCCATTTCAATTACTTCGTTGTTTTTTTCTacagaagaaatattatttaaattgagaggTAAAAAATTATGTTCTTACTCTCAACAATATTGGAGTACTAGAACTGATTATTGGATAATAAAGAAGTAATAAAAGTCTTACCGAGGAGACCGATTGTGATATTGTTAAGTAATCttgattttcatttatttagatgttgagatggattgagttgaattatcaataataatattttataagttcAGATAGAATAAGCAataatgagttaaaataaaaataagagaagTACCGTCGGCATaaagatatttattaaaataaattaacaaatcattaatttatatatatatatattttattgtagaAAACTCTTCgtgattaaattttattatttttttaaaaaaataaaggaaaagaattgGTTGAGGTAGGCAGACCGCAGAACAGAGGAAACAAAGGTTAGGTGAACGCACGCATAGAGGTCAATTGTCAAGAACAGCAACTAAGCAATTCGTACGAAAGAGATGGACACGTTCTACATATCCCATGGAGCGCCGACGCTGTCGATAGATGAGTCGCTACCGGCTAGGCATTTCTTGAAAGCATGGCAGGACAGATGTCTCTGCCAGAGGCCGACTTCCATTCTCGTTGTTTCCGGTCACTGGGAGGCGACTGTGCCAACTGTCAACGTCATTGCTGGCCGCAACGAAACCATCCATGACTTCTACAACTTTCCCGAACAGATGTACAAGGTACATCATCATATATGCATAAATCACATTGTATATCTATGTTTGGTTATGTCAACCTTTGACTTTGATTCTTCCGAGTCTTCCGAGTCTTTTGTGACTTTCAACCTTTGAAAAGCGGGTCAGGATGTAGATTTTTCTTGAATGGGACTCTTGTTTGCCTGCTAACATATTAGTTTTCCATGATGGATTGcctttttatgtaaatattcGGAAGCTGAAGATTGGTTTAGCTTCTAGATGAAAATGTTTTGATAGACTCATAGACTAGATGTTGAAACCCAATCACAATCATATGCTCAGCTGGGGTGAACCTTTTTGTTATGTTTGGAACCTTTTCATCCTTGCTGCGTTTAATGGGTGTGAGTGGTTTTTCCTGGCTTAGTAGCCAGTTGCTAGTTTCAAAGTAAGAGATGCACTCAGTCTAGTTTAATATCAGGGCTGCTTCTTCATACTATTAGCTAATATCTCTGGCTGCGAAGATCTGATCAGCTAGAATGGAGGGCCATTTTGATGGTAAAGCTGCATAATCAAGAGCCTATTGTTTGAGGTGTTATTGCAGGTGTCCAAATGTCTAAAAAATAGCTATTCGGATTCTATTTTAATTCAGAGATTGGGTTTACCTCAAATCTCTTATAAGGAGCCCGTGGTTCAAGTTTTGAAGTGGTACAGATCTGTGATAGGTCATGGGAAATTAAAGACTGATGGGAGCAGATTTGGCAATCCAGATTCTAGTGGAGGTGTGATCAGGGACTTGGCTGGGAGTTTTTTGGCAGGATTTTATGCATGTTATGGGAGAAGACCCAACAATAGAGCAGAGCTTAAGGCTGTTCTCGATTGCCTTCATTCATGTCTCAAACTTAGTTACTTATGTGAAGATGTTGAACTAGACTCTTATAGTTGTTAATGGGCAGAAGGGGTTTGGTTTTGTTCATTGGGATGTGAGGGACTTGTGGGAAGAGATCTGGGAGGTGAGGCTTAATATGCATTTACAGTTTTGTCATATTTTCAGAGAAGTGAACCAAATTGCAGATTTCTTGGTGGAAGAAGGTGCTAGTGGTGTATAGATTTCTTTTCCTTGGAAAGTCAAAGGATGCTTCACTTTGGAGACGTCAGGTTGCACTGATTTGAAATGTAAATGGGTCATTTGGTATATGTTGGGTTGTATAGTCTCTTCTTATTCCTGTGATAGCTTCGTGATGTGGTTTCGCTACAACCTAAGTGAGTCATGACTCATGATATGATATACTTGTTTTTATGAGATGAAGTTTGGTACTGAggatatcaaattttaattttatcttaacAGAGATTAGATATACATGTAGGCCAGAACCCTAGTTAAGTGGCGTTACTTGGATTTACAAGaaaataagtaataagaaaaggTAGATCTGTTTTCATCTCCCTTGAAGTCCATGAAAAAAAGCATGTAGCGATGATACCACCAGAGCAACTCAGCATGCAAAGAAAGAAGCTTTTTGTAATTCATTTAACTTGACCATCTTTTCAAATTCTGTTGCTTCATTTCCAGCTCAAGTACCCTGCACCTGGAGCTCCAGAACTGGCAAAGAAAGTGAAGGAACTGCTCATGGCATCAGGCTTTGAGCATGTTGAAGAAGATAAAACTCGAGGACTTGACCATGGTGCATGGGTCCCCCTGATGTTAATGTATCCAGAGGCAGATATCCCAGTGTGTCAACTCTCAGTTCAGCCCAATAGGGATGGCTCTTATCACTACAACTTGGGGAAGGCGTTGGCCCCTCTCAAGGAGGAAGGTGTCCTCATCATGGGTTCTGGTAGTGCTACTCATAACTTGAGAGCACCGAGAAACTGTCCCACTCCTCCTTGGGCTTTGGATTTTGATACCTGGCTTAAAGATGCTCTTCTTGAAGGAAGGTAACCGATACCTATTTCCTATCTCATAATTGGTATTCTACATCTGATTTCATTGGTGCCATACTCAGTAAGGGCTCACGAGAGCAATCTAGAATGTTGACATCCTCTGATGGATGTAGATATAGTTTTGTATAGTGGCCCAGTGGGCGAGTAATTAACCCTCCTCACGGACCATGTTCCACAAAATTTAGATCGCTGGTTTGAATCTTCCCCTCCCCTTCCCTCGGTGACAGATCTAAACTCGATCCTCCAAACGTTTGCTAGGAATCTTTTAGCCCCCGataaacaaatttataaatcatttcCATTCAAAATTACCCAGTAGTTCATAGACCTTTGGTTTGCTGATGCAATGGTATAAGGCATATTCTCGCCCTTAAGCAACCACAAGGGCACCACGAATCACATGCAAAATGCCGAGGCTTTTTAAACTTTGTGTGAATGTTGCTTAATAAGGGGCAAGCTTCCTCACCAGCTTCTATATTTTGATTTCTTAAGTATATAATTCGTCATGTAGATACGAAGACGTGAATCAGTGGGAAGAGAAGGCACCATGTGCAAAAATGGCTCACCCATGGCCGGATCATTTATACCCATTGCATGTGGCAGTGGGTGCTGCTGGTGAAAATGCGAAGGCAAAACTCATCCACCATAGCTGGCACAAGGGCGGTTCTCTTTCTTATGCCTCTTACCAGTTCACATCTGCTACCGTCTGAATCTACATTGCAGAATTGTCTATCATGTCGTATGATGTTGTAGCTACCAGTCAGAAATAGTATCAACCCTTGCAAAGCTTGAGAATTGAggcttttaaattttaaataaatgaaggtttttttttatcctttcatTTTCGGAACTCTAATCAGACTTTGATATTCAAGTTTTCCTAAATATGTTGCCTTTAATAGATGATACAGTTCGAATTTTCACAAGGAATGTCAAGAAATTGTAGATGtagtttggatggtgagatgagatgagatgattttaagtaaaagttgaaaatattgttaaagtcaaaaaaattattttaaataaaagttaaataaaatattattaaaaaattataatgataagataagatgaaactaTTTCGATATATAAACAGATCTAAGTTTCTATGAAAGGATATAAAGTGAAAAAGGGATAAATGTAATTTATTGTTCTTCCTTCTTTGACTGTGACCCTCTGAAAAAATACAACAGGAAAAGGTACTCACTgtaattattaaaaatggaatcaattttttttttttttaccctaaGAAAGTGATTCCCTCTATTTTCAAGTGAAATGGGGATAATCTTTATTTCTATGGGGTAGGAGGCATTTATTTCTccaattcaagatttttatttttatttttatgcaattaATTCCAAAGGATAATTGAGAAGTGGTGACTTATGAAGGAATAATATATGTTCAACCAGGAAgatataaatcatatatttcaagaaataatatttacagttctAAAGTATAAATTTCATgcaattcttttaaaagaatGTAAGTAAGTATGAAATctacttgaaaaaattatttatttttaatgataaattctactttttattttattttttcaaatagagtacacgactatatttattatttacattGCTCTTACGCAAAAGTACCTCGTGATAACGTGACTCTTTATttggtcttttatttttttaacaattattacatatttttttttaaaaaaagagttaaaAGCTTTTAGCAAATAAAACCCCATAAGGGTACAGTGACCAAGAAAAAAGCctagccaaaaagaaaaaagaaaaaaagataaaaaggagGGCATAAAATCTCAAGAAGCTTGGTTCGCAAGGGGTATGTACATAGGCGATCTCAAGAAcactccaatatattatatacctgAACTATAAAAAACAGAAAATTCTAAGCGATCTCAATCCTTTTGTTTCCTCCTAttacttttcctttcctttcaaaaaaattgattttttatacCATTTCGGTACATTATGGTCTAGTTAGTGTATGGTGTAGCAAACAAAACCAAAGATGCTAGTTTTACTAAAATGCACATGCAACGGGTAACTATAAGTGGGCAGCTGAGTTTTCATCCCTTATATACCTTGCATTTTGTAATGATTATCATATTGTCATTGAATCATTGGAGTCTTCCTTGAATAGGTAGGCCCTCCATATTGTCATTTTATCATTGGGGAGTCAAATGCAGATAGGAATAACACATCCTTCTATCAGACATTTACCACTATGAAATAACTCATTTCAATTTCACACAGCCTCCACCATAAGGGGTGTCAACCTGAGTATTAaacgttttttgtttttatttttttatggggGAGGGGATGTAAATTGAACATCTTTTAACCTCTCTCACATTCATCACGGTTTTCAGATATGCAAACGGAAGTAGAGGATAATCTCATAGAAATAATGATGCCAATTTATGCACTTACAGCCGATAACAAAAAATCTACACAGTTGATCTACATATTATTGACTCCCAGCGTTTTTCTTCTTCACCTACCTACACTAATGCAATACCACACGAGTGAAAAGTGGGGTTGCTTCTTACCTGGATTCAATTGCACAAGTTTCTGAGCCTCTTAGGAATGAGCGACGCCACCAAATCTGGAAGGCTTTGCTTAGGTTAGGACATTCAGTGCCATGCTTGGAGAAACACCGAAACCACTCCATAAACAGTGCATACTGCTGCTTCAAAGGAAGAGTAAGGAGTATCTGACCCATTGTTTCCTCCAATGCCTTAATGTCAAGCCCTTTCCGGCATCTCTGCAGCCAACCAAAGTCCAACAGCATTGGGCCGAACCATGCCAAGAGAAGCCCTGATCTTGATTCTGAACGGCAGTGCAGCTTTCTGGTCCCCATTGCAATGAAGAGAAGTGCTGAAACCCTGCTGAGCTCGTACCTGACCATTGGAGATGTATTCTCATGCATTCCAAGCAGTTCTCCCTGATCTGCCCACATATCCACAAGCTCCTCAGCCATTTGCCCATCAAGCAGGATTTCTAGCAACCAATTGATGTTATCAACTTGTCTTGAGATCCGTTCGATCAAGGGCCtatccttttccttctttatcAATCTCTCATGAGGAATTGTGCTGGAGGCTTCCTCAAACAAGCTAACGAGTGAACTCAGGCATGACTGGCAAGCAATGTAAAGATCTTCCTTATTGAGGTCAGATTGATCCTTCTCATAGACTGAACTTTTACAAAGGAGACCCTTGACTAATGACTTTAGCTCATTCCTAGCATTGGCCTCAGTACAACTGGTGATAGACAAAACAAGCTGTCTGGCTAAATGTTGTTGGGAATCTACCGAGTCACGAGAATACAGTCTGGCTAAAATATCTCTAGTTGTTGCACTATCAAACTTAAATCTTGTAAATAGGATCCTCAGtttctcctcttcctcctcagtCCAAGGAACAGCCTCGATGTACTCTAAACAGGACAAAACTCCCTTGGTGAACATGATTCCTGCTGATACCTAGTAATAATAAGAGAGGCACACAACTGTTATAACAGATACCATAGTTGATATCTTGCAGAAGCCTTCTTAACACCTCCCCTCTCTCCCCATCTCATTTCTTGTTCTCTTGAAAAGATCAGTAAATTATGCAGACATAACAATCATGTTGTCTGTCATAGCACTAATGTAAGGAACATGAACACATAACATATGCATAAAGCATAAACAGCATATTCATGCAGAGCCCCAAATTTTACTAGAAGGccacattttttttacattaatactttattatttttactgttACTATTTGAACCTTAGCCGATTGCCAATCTAAACTTCTGCTGGAGTACGAATTGTACAGAGTTAACACTTTGCCATGGAAGGGCATCTTGCACCTAATCACCTCATAAATAAGGCTTGAAGACATAACAAGCGAACATGTCAATGTTATTATTTAGCTTTAGATGTAATTGAAAGAAGTTATCCTTTTTAGAGAAGGATTCAGATCAAGGATTTGTTGAATTCTCCACAATACCAAATTAAAACAAGATTATCTTGTAATCCtctgttttttttaatctacACATTTTTGTCAATTATTTCCATGGGTCTCTCTAAGACTATCTTTTATGTTGCCTTGCAGATATTtgcttctttttatttcttggaaTTTGTTATTTCTGACATAtactatcttcttcttcttctcttcctttttatttttattatttctcttcttatttttgttttcctccaTCCTTAAAATTTTACACGCACTTGAGTGCGTTAGGTGGCTCCAACATCTACAACAAACCTCACATGAAGTAGtgtaaaatgaataaatagtGATCGTAACTTGATAAAGATGCAGAATCATcgattataatattaattggcCTAGTTCAAATTACTGGTGGACAAATTTTCACCTTGATAGAAGTTTTTGTATGTATTTACactcaaaaaaatctaaattatacaATTCTCTAGAAAATCTAAAATTGTCCCAAAATCTAAAACTTTCAATTGAATGATATATAACATCGGcaagcaacaataaaaaataagaaataaatttaaaaatatatatatatatatatctagcacTCCATTTTGATACTGATTGTGAAATTGTGTTGCTGTGTCGGACGAATATTGGTAATAATATCAGCAAGATAATGTTCCTGTGCTACCAGGCATGCTGAGCTCCATATTCGTGTACAGTCAAAAGAAAATGGGATACATAACTGGAAAGTGGAAACCATCATACACAAATAGGTCTTGATAGCCTACTTAGTTTGTCAACCTCTTTCTTTCATGTAATGTCATTTTTTGCATCTTTTCCCAAATCCCAACTACATTGTAGGTAGCTCGATACCCCCAAGGGGGAACTTAGGGGGTAACATTAGAGTCTGCTCTAGTTCCCTGAGATGGCATAAAGGGTGTAACGGAgcaatcttcttttttttttaggtaagcGTAACGGATTAATCTACTCAAAGCAGGAAGGTAAACAttcagaaggaaaaaaaaaaacgaaaaaaaaagaccaaaaacaaaagaaaaaaaaatctggaaGGTAAATCCCGCAACTGAAATGATAGGGCTTGTGACTTGTCAAATAAGGTAGTCTGAAAAACAACAAATGTCGTCGCTGTGGCCATTTTTTAGAGgaaccttttcttttccctttaatatgaatgcataattgcgaaatgaagaaaatgtttaaaCCAAaagttacttattaaaaaaaaatgcttcaacCAAAAGTCAGTGTGTCATCCTAAATGTTGCAAGCAATGGATTTACCAAAGAATATAAACCACTAATTCATCCACAAAAACCTTGGACTCAAACGGATTCATTGAATAAAAACGAATAGAAACTAACTCAttttgcaaccaaacagtgaagaAGATGGGTTGGACATGATGCTGCAAGCAAGCACCTGGTATATATGGACCTAAATGATCTCTCATTTATCTGATTTATGAATCTTAATCCAAAAAAACAGATGCATTTTGAAGCAGTCTTTTCCCTTTCGAATCAGACAGTTCGTCCCATCCAATTTCCAATCTATATTTTGCAAGGAAATAACAAtaatcttcttctttgcttgtATATGTCCAGTGTACTTGACTTtgcatattttaataaaattcttatttattgatgaaaaaaaaaatcttcttctGCATTTTCAGGTGAGACAAGATTTCAACTGAAAGCTACTGAAGATAAATATGTGATTGATGGCACAGAACAGCACTATAAAAAAGTACTTGTGTGCATGTGCCCCATGTCACAGGTTCCATTACCCCTAGGATCAAACTGCGATTTAAGTGAGAGGCCATGACGGTGGGTTGTCGTACTAGTCTCCCCAGGGTTTAGGTTCCGTGGTTGAGTCCTACGAGCTTTGCCGTGGGATGGTTCCCcgtcatataaaaaaattatggtctTTTTGATTCTAAACTTAGCTCCACTACCAGTCATCAAAATTAGAAACCGGTTACCTCAAGATGGAAGCAACCATACTCCCTCATACCATCAGAACGCAATCTCACTGAGACACAATTCTAATCCATTAAATTCACAGCCACCCAAGTCCtaaaaatacttctttattttttataagtaagtcCTAAAAATACTTCTTAAAGCAACATGCATGCAGTCTAACTGAAAAGCGTTCTAATTTTAGATACaacataaatatattgataCACACGAATCCAACAAGGAAAAACTTCctataaaatgagaaaaaattgcATGGAAAccccctctttctctctaaGTTATCACCAATAAGCGCAAGAACTCGCAAGAAACTACAGGTTCAACAAACCCAGAAACAAAAactcaaagaaagaaagaaaaaaagataaaaagaaaggtAAATTAAACAAACCCAAATACCACTAACCTCAAGTATGTCGATGCACCTATACGCACCGATCTTCAAGAGCCGCTTTGGAATATCGTCCTCGAACATCAGCTCGATGGTCTGCCTAAACGCCCCTAGGTTCTCAACATCCGGGACCTCGATCCTACACATCTTCCGCCCAGAAGACGAGCTGTTTGACTTCCTCTTATATTCGCTGATCAAACCGGCGAATACATCCGAACTCGCGCTCAGAACCTCCGAGTTAAGCTCCAAGACCAAGCACGCACCGCTCTTTCCTCTCAAGTTCAACCTCACGTCAAATACAACGTCATTATCGGCGCTTCGGGAGCTAGAGGAAGAGCACGCCGGTGCGGCCCGACAGCTTTGCGATTTGGAAAGAGTTGCAGAGGAATCGACGGCGGGGATTTCTTCTGGGACGGTGGAATCGGAGTCAATGGGGGAGACTCGGCCAGGGGACAAGATTCGGCGGGCGTCGATCCGGGTCCGCCCCACGATGCCCAGACCAGATTTGGAGCTCAGGGGCGAGTTGGGGACGGAGTTGGAAGGGGGTTTTGAGAGGGTTTCGGACTTGGTGGTGGGAAACGATTTGAAGCGAGAACGAGACAAACTTTCGGGGCTAGAAGGCGGGACCGTGAACGGGCAACACCATGATCGGCGGCGAGCCTGGGAG
The genomic region above belongs to Carya illinoinensis cultivar Pawnee chromosome 4, C.illinoinensisPawnee_v1, whole genome shotgun sequence and contains:
- the LOC122307181 gene encoding extradiol ring-cleavage dioxygenase-like, translating into MDTFYISHGAPTLSIDESLPARHFLKAWQDRCLCQRPTSILVVSGHWEATVPTVNVIAGRNETIHDFYNFPEQMYKLKYPAPGAPELAKKVKELLMASGFEHVEEDKTRGLDHGAWVPLMLMYPEADIPVCQLSVQPNRDGSYHYNLGKALAPLKEEGVLIMGSGSATHNLRAPRNCPTPPWALDFDTWLKDALLEGRYEDVNQWEEKAPCAKMAHPWPDHLYPLHVAVGAAGENAKAKLIHHSWHKGGSLSYASYQFTSATV